Below is a genomic region from Synergistaceae bacterium.
GCAAACTATGGCAGAATTATACGAACGAGAAAAATTTGACTTGGCCTGGGGAAGTATTCGAGTCATTAAGCGGACCGGCGACATGATTAAACACGCAAGACGCGGCCTTTTATGGACGACTTCACACTGGTGCCACCCTGCTGCTTTTGCGACTCGTAAAATTTTGCTCGAATATCCCTACCCGTTAAATAATTCTCATGATGATTTTGATTTCGCGACACATGTTTATTTAGACGGGAGAAAAATTATCACGATCGATAAAGTTATCAGCAATTTTACTTTCGGTGGCATGAGTACTCAAAAAAGTTTTGCCGATGTCAAGAAACGAATTAACGAGATCTACGGGATTTACAAAAAATATAACATGAGCAAATTTTATTATTTACACAGATTATTATTTGAAGCAATTAAATATATTCTTACTTAGAAATTTTTGCGAGTTCCTGCTTTAAATATTCGTAGCGTTCTCGTTTTTCCTGCTTGGCAAAATGAGTCTCTCGTGATTGTTCGGGGTTGTGTGAGTAGTCAAGTTCTTCACTGCCAAATTGCTCGCTGGTCAGGTCAAAAATTTTCCCGTCAACTATATTATAACAATGAAAATTTCCGCCCGGCCTCAAAATCCCGCGAACTTCTCCGCCGAAAATGTCCTGTGCAAGAAATGCAGTTATAGAACATTGCCCGAGCGTTATATTTTCTTCGCTCCATTCAGGCCTGAGTCTCGGTGCGCAAGTGTATTCACACCAAATTTTTAATAACGCGTCATATAAATCGCAGGGAGTATCTATATTTGCGTAATCGTGATTTATAGCGTGAACTTGTAAGGCATCTTCCCAGCCGTAAAATTTATATTGCATTGTATGACCTTCTTTCAGATTTTCAGATATATTATATTATTTACTATTATTTAGCTGCCCGATAATTATTTGCCTCAAATTTTTAATGTCCTGAAAATCCCGTAAATAATCGAGCAGGAAAATTTTTATGATATTCTTTGCGCTGTCAGTATATAAATAAATCCCGTCCCTATCAATTATTAATACATTATCGCTGTAAATTTTATTTAAATCTACAAATTTTTTATTCCCGTCAAGTATTAATTTGCTTAAATGACAGTATTTTGTTAATTGGGGGATAATATGCTCTTCAAGATTTATATTTAACTTGATTTCAACAGGAAGATAAAGGCCGTCAAATAAAATTATATTATCAACGTATGAAGCAGATCTCTTATTTTTATAGCACGGACACTCTTTATATATTGTCTTGATGTCGCCTAATTCTTTCAGCAAATAATCTACAAAAAATTCGCGGAATTTACTCTCTAAGGAAAATTTATAGAGAGCCTTTCTTGCAATTTCCAGCCAATTACTTGAATTAATACCTTGCAATAAAATATCAACCGAGCGGCTATTAAGTAAATACTCCGGCAATTTATTATTCTTGCTGAGCATCAAATCTTTTAACTTGTCAAAACTATCACCAAATACAGGCGTTATAGTGCTTTGTCTTGCTATAAAAAGAAATTCGCGGAATTCTTCAATGCTTACAGGATTATCAAGTATATATATCTCATTAATAGGAGCATATATATCACTTTTCCAATGCATTCCTTCAGTCGGGGAAATCTCACAGCTGTCAAAGACTCTGCCGAATGCGAAAATTTTCCCGCCGAATCTATTATATAATTCAAAAGCATGTTTGAAGGCAGTCTCTATCATGTTTTGATGTTTAGCAGGAAATTCCGAACGCCTATTTTCATATTCACGAGCTGCAGATTTTATTTTTACGTCCGCAGTCTTTGCATGCATAAAGAAAACTATATCGCCTATTCTGCACCATTTCGGAACTGTCCAATCTGTAGAATCTAAATATAAAAGCTCGTCTATATAACTTGTAAATTTTATTTTTT
It encodes:
- a CDS encoding glycosyltransferase, coding for MLVTVLTVSLNSAATIARTIESVMNQTYNNIEYIVIDGASSDDTVKIAESYRGEFNSRPGRSMKIISEHDRGMYDALNKGARLANGVIVGQINADDFYEPDAVQTMAELYEREKFDLAWGSIRVIKRTGDMIKHARRGLLWTTSHWCHPAAFATRKILLEYPYPLNNSHDDFDFATHVYLDGRKIITIDKVISNFTFGGMSTQKSFADVKKRINEIYGIYKKYNMSKFYYLHRLLFEAIKYILT